A single genomic interval of Rhinatrema bivittatum chromosome 12, aRhiBiv1.1, whole genome shotgun sequence harbors:
- the CCDC103 gene encoding coiled-coil domain-containing protein 103 has product MEESETIDFSALEHELQSALAADEKYQRENDAKFRAVHQKVASYEEFRDIVLASHLKPLERKDKLGEKRNQPWNSCATPVNCQQDSSLEIVQGSSGEPKTSAEFNRDWRRYFSNGREKYQFLLRLGGKNLGRIFRVDLGFGLLGEFILVLAENFRSEDYDSVLQILRSFAQTRRFSLNLDLLSTAEKESCGDLFEKLQNTDLAQGTGDLSSTGDEAEPDRELAGHEVREDAQRSEDTTQTRDNCVNSLKELMVLYQVK; this is encoded by the exons ATGGAAGAATCTGAAACCATTGATTTTTCTGCCCTGGAGCATGAACTACAATCTGCTCTGGCTGCTGATGAAAAGTACCAAAGGGAAAATGATGCCAAATTCCGTGCAGTCCACCAAAAGGTGGCATCCTATGAAGAATTCAG GGATATTGTGCTGGCATCACACCTGAAGCCTTTGGAAAGAAAGGACAAgctgggggaaaagaggaatcaGCCATGGAATTCCTGTGCAACCCCTGTTAACTGCCAGCAGGACTCCAGTTTAGAAATAGTACAG GGCTCATCTGGAGAACCCAAAACCTCAGCAGAATTTAACAGAGACTGGCGAAGATACTTTAGCAATGGGCGAGAAAAGTATCAATTCTTGCTGCGACTTGGAGGCAAGAATCTAGGCAGGATCTTTCGGGTGGACCTTGGTTTTGGACTCCTTGGTGAATTCATTCTTGTGCTTGCTGAGAATTTTCGAAGTGAGGATTATGACTCTGTGCTTCAGATCTTACGGAGCTTTGCCCAGACCCGTCGCTTCAGCCTGAACCTGGATCTCCTAAGCACGGCTGAGAAGGAGAGCTGCGGGGATTTGTTTGAGAAACTGCAGAACACAGATTTAGCTCAGGGCACAGGTGACCTGTCCAGCACTGGAGATGAAGCTGAGCCAGATAGGGAACTGGCAGGGCATGAGGTGCGAGAAGATGCCCAGAGATCTGAGGACACAACACAGACAAGGGACAACTGTGTAAACTCGCTGAAGGAATTGATGGTACTTTACCAAGTCAAATGA